The following coding sequences lie in one Oncorhynchus kisutch isolate 150728-3 linkage group LG27, Okis_V2, whole genome shotgun sequence genomic window:
- the LOC109871868 gene encoding choline-phosphate cytidylyltransferase A translates to MEAHSSSRSSLSRKRRRDGSNGETEEVERPGKVPRSTVGLKDPAPYADELESAEDTPYLRVSMDEAKRGTPFDRPVRVYADGIFDVFHSGHARALMQAKGLFPNTHLIVGVCSDDLTHKFKGFTVMNEDERYDAVSHCRYVDEVVRNAPWTLTPEFLSKHRIDFVAHDDIPYTSAGQDDVYKHIKEAGMFAPTQRTEGISTSDIITRIVRDYDVYVRRNLQRGYTAKELNVSFINEKKYHLQERVDKVKRKVKDVEEKSKEFVQKVENKSIDLIQKWEEKSREFIGNFLQMFGPEGALKHMLKEGKGRMLQAISPSSSPTRERSPSPFLNKASPSPPSHHSAARGYHISEDDESDED, encoded by the exons ATGGAGGCCCACAGCTCAAGCCGGTCCAGCCTgtccaggaagaggaggagagatgggtctAACGGAGAGACCGAGGAGGTAGAACGGCCAGGGAAAGTCCCAAGATCCACCGTG GGTTTAAAAGATCCCGCCCCCTATGCTGATGAGCTGGAGTCGGCTGAGGACACTCCATACCTGCGAGTCAGTATGGACGAGGCCAAGAGGGGAACCCCAT TTGATAGGCCAGTTCGGGTGTATGCAGATGGCATCTTTGATGTGTTCCACTCAGGCCATGCCCGGGCCCTCATGCAGGCCAAGGGCCTCTTTCCGAACACACACCTCATTGTGGGCG TGTGTAGTGACGACCTGACACACAAGTTCAAGGGGTTCACGGTGATGAACGAGGACGAGCGCTACGACGCAGTCAGCCACTGTCGCTACGTGGATGAGGTCGTCAGGAACGCGCCCTGGACGCTTACGCCCGAGTTCCTCTCCAagcacaga ATCGACTTTGTTGCTCATGACGACATCCCATATACATCAGCAGGCCAGGACGACGTTTACAAGCACATCAAGGAGGCGG GCATGTTTGCGCCTACCCAGCGGACGGAGGGAATATCCACTTCGGACATCATCACGCGCATCGTCCGCGACTATGACGTGTACGTGAGACGCAACCTGCAACGCGGCTACACGGCCAAGGAGCTCAACGTCAGCTTCATCAAT GAGAAGAAGTACCACCTGCAGGAACGTGTGGACAAGGTGAAGAGGAAGGTGAAAGATGTGGAGGAGAAGAGTAAAGAGTTTGTGCAGAAGGTGGAGAACAAGAGCATTGACCTCATCCAGAAGTGGGAGGAGAAGTCCCGGGAGTTCATTGGCAACTTTCTGCAGATGTTCGGCCCTGAGGGAGCACTG aagcACATGTTGAAGGAGGGCAAAGGGCGCATGCTGCAGGCCATCAGCCCCAGCAGCAGCCCCACCCGCGAGCGTTCCCCCTCGCCCTTCTTAAACAAGGCCTCACCTTCCCCCCCATCCCACCACAGCGCAGCACGGGGATACCACATCAGCGAGGATGATGAGTCTGATGAAGATTAA
- the LOC109871770 gene encoding AP-2 complex subunit mu-A isoform X1: MIGGLFIYNHKGEVLISRVYRDDIGRNAVDAFRVNVIHARQQVRSPVTNIARTSFFHVKRSNIWLAAVTKQNVNAAMVFEFLYKMCDVMAAYFGKVSEENIKNNFVLIYELLDEILDFGYPQNSETGALKTFITQQGIKGQHQTKEEQSQITSQVTGQIGWRREGIKYRRNELFLDVLESVNLLMSPQGQVLSAHVSGRVVMKSYLSGMPECKFGMNDKIVIDKAGKGGVTDEVGKSDLGGGGSTSGKQSIAIDDCTFNQCVRLSKFDSERSISFIPPDGEYELMRYRTTKDIILPFRVIPLVREVGRTKLEVKVVIKSNFKPSLLAQKIEVRIPTPLNTSGVQVICMKGKAKYKASENAIVWKIKRMAGMKESQISAEIELLPTNDKKKWARPPISMNFEVPFAPSGLKVRYLKVFESKLNYSDHDVVKWVRYIGRSGIYETRC; this comes from the exons ATGATTGGAGGACTGTTTATCTACAACCACAAAGGGGAGGTCCTTATCTCTCGTGTCTACCGCGATGACATAGG GCGCAACGCGGTGGACGCATTCCGTGTGAATGTGATCCATGCCCGGCAGCAGGTGCGCTCTCCTGTGACCAACATTGCACGTACCAGCTTCTTCCATGTCAAGCGCTCCAACATCTGGCTGGCGGCGGTCACCAAGCAGAATGTCAACGCCGCCATGGTGTTCGAGTTCCTCTACAAGATGTGCGACGTCATGGCCGCCTACTTTGGCAAGGTCAGCGAAGAGAACATCAAGAACAACTTTGTGCTGATCTACGAGCTGCTCGACG AGATCCTGGACTTCGGGTATCCCCAGAACTCTGAGACTGGAGCACTAAAGACCTTCATCACCCAGCAGGGCATCAAGGGCCAG CATCAG ACAAAGGAAGAGCAGTCTCAGATCACTAGTCAGGTGACTGGGCAGATTGGTTGGCGTCGCGAAGGCATCAAGTATCGACGCAATGAGCTCTTCTTAGATGTGCTGGAGAGTGTCAACCTGCTTATGTCGCCTCAAG GTCAGGTCCTGAGTGCCCACGTGTCCGGCCGTGTGGTAATGAAGAGCTATCTCAGTGGAATGCCGGAGTGCAAATTTGGCATGAATGACAAAATTGTAATTGATAAGGCGGGTAAAGGCGGTGTCACTGATGAGGTGGGAAAGAG TGAtttagggggaggaggaag TACCAGTGGTAAGCAGTCCATAGCCATCGACGACTGTACGTTCAACCAGTGTGTGCGCCTCAGTAAGTTTGACTCGGAGCGCAGCATCAGCTTCATCCCCCCGGATGGAGAGTATGAGCTCATGAG GTACCGTACCACTAAAGACATCATCCTACCTTTCCGAGTCATTCCGCTGGTCAGGGAGGTGGGCCGCACCAAACTGGAGGTCAAAGTGGTCATCAAGTCCAACTTCAAACCCTCGCTACTGGCCCAGAAAATTGAG GTGCGCATTCCTACGCCGCTCAACACAAGCGGTGTCCAGGTGATCTGCATGAAAGGCAAGGCCAAGTACAAGGCCAGCGAGAACGCCATCGTATGGAA GATCAAGCGCATGGCTGGGATGAAGGAATCTCAGATCAGTGCTGAAATCGAGCTGCTGCCCACCAACGATAAGAAGAAGTGGGCCCGTCCTCCCATCTCCATGAACTTTGAG GTTCCATTTGCCCCCTCCGGGCTGAAGGTGCGTTACTTGAAGGTGTTTGAGTCCAAGCTGAACTACAGTGATCATGATGTTGTCAAATGGGTGCGCTACATTGGCCGAAGCGGCATCTACGAGACTCGATGTTAG
- the LOC109871770 gene encoding AP-2 complex subunit mu-A isoform X2, translated as MIGGLFIYNHKGEVLISRVYRDDIGRNAVDAFRVNVIHARQQVRSPVTNIARTSFFHVKRSNIWLAAVTKQNVNAAMVFEFLYKMCDVMAAYFGKVSEENIKNNFVLIYELLDEILDFGYPQNSETGALKTFITQQGIKGQHQTKEEQSQITSQVTGQIGWRREGIKYRRNELFLDVLESVNLLMSPQGQVLSAHVSGRVVMKSYLSGMPECKFGMNDKIVIDKAGKGGVTDEVGKSTSGKQSIAIDDCTFNQCVRLSKFDSERSISFIPPDGEYELMRYRTTKDIILPFRVIPLVREVGRTKLEVKVVIKSNFKPSLLAQKIEVRIPTPLNTSGVQVICMKGKAKYKASENAIVWKIKRMAGMKESQISAEIELLPTNDKKKWARPPISMNFEVPFAPSGLKVRYLKVFESKLNYSDHDVVKWVRYIGRSGIYETRC; from the exons ATGATTGGAGGACTGTTTATCTACAACCACAAAGGGGAGGTCCTTATCTCTCGTGTCTACCGCGATGACATAGG GCGCAACGCGGTGGACGCATTCCGTGTGAATGTGATCCATGCCCGGCAGCAGGTGCGCTCTCCTGTGACCAACATTGCACGTACCAGCTTCTTCCATGTCAAGCGCTCCAACATCTGGCTGGCGGCGGTCACCAAGCAGAATGTCAACGCCGCCATGGTGTTCGAGTTCCTCTACAAGATGTGCGACGTCATGGCCGCCTACTTTGGCAAGGTCAGCGAAGAGAACATCAAGAACAACTTTGTGCTGATCTACGAGCTGCTCGACG AGATCCTGGACTTCGGGTATCCCCAGAACTCTGAGACTGGAGCACTAAAGACCTTCATCACCCAGCAGGGCATCAAGGGCCAG CATCAG ACAAAGGAAGAGCAGTCTCAGATCACTAGTCAGGTGACTGGGCAGATTGGTTGGCGTCGCGAAGGCATCAAGTATCGACGCAATGAGCTCTTCTTAGATGTGCTGGAGAGTGTCAACCTGCTTATGTCGCCTCAAG GTCAGGTCCTGAGTGCCCACGTGTCCGGCCGTGTGGTAATGAAGAGCTATCTCAGTGGAATGCCGGAGTGCAAATTTGGCATGAATGACAAAATTGTAATTGATAAGGCGGGTAAAGGCGGTGTCACTGATGAGGTGGGAAAGAG TACCAGTGGTAAGCAGTCCATAGCCATCGACGACTGTACGTTCAACCAGTGTGTGCGCCTCAGTAAGTTTGACTCGGAGCGCAGCATCAGCTTCATCCCCCCGGATGGAGAGTATGAGCTCATGAG GTACCGTACCACTAAAGACATCATCCTACCTTTCCGAGTCATTCCGCTGGTCAGGGAGGTGGGCCGCACCAAACTGGAGGTCAAAGTGGTCATCAAGTCCAACTTCAAACCCTCGCTACTGGCCCAGAAAATTGAG GTGCGCATTCCTACGCCGCTCAACACAAGCGGTGTCCAGGTGATCTGCATGAAAGGCAAGGCCAAGTACAAGGCCAGCGAGAACGCCATCGTATGGAA GATCAAGCGCATGGCTGGGATGAAGGAATCTCAGATCAGTGCTGAAATCGAGCTGCTGCCCACCAACGATAAGAAGAAGTGGGCCCGTCCTCCCATCTCCATGAACTTTGAG GTTCCATTTGCCCCCTCCGGGCTGAAGGTGCGTTACTTGAAGGTGTTTGAGTCCAAGCTGAACTACAGTGATCATGATGTTGTCAAATGGGTGCGCTACATTGGCCGAAGCGGCATCTACGAGACTCGATGTTAG